The window aaggcctgtgaaagtgtgggatcattgtccaggatgggttgtagatccttgatgatgcgttggaggggttttagctgggggctgtatgtgatggccagtggagtcctgttggtttctctcttgggtttgtcttgcagtaggaggcttctgggtacacgtctggctctgttgatctgtttccttatttcctcgtgtgggtattgtagttttgagaatgcttggtggagattttgtaggtgttggtctctgtctgaggggtcagagcagatgcggttgtacctcagtgcttggctgtagacaatggatcgtgtgatgtgcccgggatggaagctggaggcatgaaggtaggcatagcggttggtgggttttcgatatagggtggtgttaatgtgaccatcacttatttgcaccgtggtgtcaagaaagtggacctcccgtgtagattggtccaggctgaggttgatggtggggtggaagctgttgaaatcatggtggaatttttccagagtctccttcccatgggtccagatgatgaagatgtcatcaatgtagcgtagatagagaaggggtgtgagtggacgagagctgaggaagcgttgttccaggtcggccatgaagatattggcatattgtggggccatgcgggtgcccatagcagtgccactgatctggagatatatattgtcatcaaatttgaaatagttgtgtgtgaggataaaggcacagagctcagcagccagttgtgctgtggcatcatcagggatagtgttcctgacagcttgtattccatctgtgtgtgggatgtttgtgtagagagcctctacatccatggtggctaggatggtgttttctgggaggtcaccaatgcactgtagtttcctcaggaaatcagtggtgtcacggagatagctgggagtgctggtggcatagggtctgagtagagagtccatatatccagacagtccttcagtgagagtgccaatgcccgagatgatggggcgtccaggatttccgggtttgtggatcttgggtagtagatagaataaccctggtcggggctctaggggtatgttgatttcttctggtgttagtgtagggagtgtcctgagtagatgctgtagtttcttagtgtattcctcagtgggatctgagggaagtggcctgtagaatttggtattggagagttgtctggctgcctccttttgatagtcagacctgttcatgatgacaacggcacctcctttatcagcctctttgatgata of the Gopherus flavomarginatus isolate rGopFla2 chromosome 1, rGopFla2.mat.asm, whole genome shotgun sequence genome contains:
- the LOC127045523 gene encoding uncharacterized protein LOC127045523, producing MDSLLRPYATSTPSYLRDTTDFLRKLQCIGDLPENTILATMDVEALYTNIPHTDGIQAVRNTIPDDATAQLAAELCAFILTHNYFKFDDNIYLQISGTAMGTRMAPQYANIFMADLEQRFLSSRPLTPLLYLRYIDDIFIIWTHGKETLEKFHHDFNSFHPTINLSLDQSTREVHFLDTTVQISDGHINTTLYRKPTNRYAYLHASSFHPGHITRSIVYSQALRYNRICSDPSDRDQHLQNLHQAFSKLQYPHEEIRKQINRARRVPRSLLLQDKPKRETNRTPLAITYSPQLKPLQRIIKDLQPILDNDPTLSQALGGRPILAHRQPANLKHILTSNCTPHHNNSSSGTSPCNKPRCQLCPHIYTSDTITGPNQISHTITGSFTCTSTNVIYAIICQQCPSAMYIGQTGQSLRKRINGHKSDIRNGNIQKPVGEHFNLPGHTIADLKVAILQQKNFRTRLQRETAELQFICKFDTISSGLNKDCEWLANYRTSFSSLGFHTSTARTGPHPP